One genomic segment of Coraliomargarita parva includes these proteins:
- a CDS encoding glycoside hydrolase family 3 C-terminal domain-containing protein: MTQFERREELVDAFVEDLLSQLTCEEKVSLCHATTKFGNSGIERLGIPAMELSDGPHGVRQEISKDSWEPAGWDDDHSTYLPTGTAQAATWNVDLIMQCGQVLGAEARDRGKDAILGPGFNIIRTPLCGRNFEYYSEDPFLNACLAVAAVRGIQAEDTAACAKHFAANSQELNRDATDVEMDERTLREIYLPAFEAAVKEGNVLTVMGAYNKFRGQYCCHHKYLVNSILKGEWGFEGVFLSDWAGVHDTAEAVEFGMDLEMGTNKSYDDYYLANPFLDGLRSGAFSIEQLDDKVRRILRVLFLVGAFDPERKRGARNTELHQSIARETAREAMVLLKNEGNVLPLERESIKTLAVIGQNAVTRHSNGGNSSAVKCPYEVTMLEGIRELLGDSVVVQYAPGYSGAGEGLSPISTEYLSTVDAGTGVKGWSLSYYENCELVGPAVVQEYSEAPSFDVDSFLPPAGIEIDNHSAIFRAELTVPESGDFVLGCVTDGYVILSVDGVELINTYGLNQRAKRTADRYFETGRTYTIELTYKMSGDMECLHFGWVPVWANQNEQASGLEEAVALAKKSDAVIYCGGLTHREDLEGKDRQHLNLPDRQDELIEALLGVNPNTVVVLTAGAPVLMPWVDRAKAILWTWYAGMEGGHAAAEILFGDVVPSGRLPVTFPNSLGECPAHSIGSYGFDKSVYAEGLNVGYRYYVSESIKPLFAFGFGLSYACFEYDNLTVMPFDGDVVLKASVEVKNNGAVSAKEVVQLYLEDVEASVSRPKMELKGFKKVQIDPGEKCEVEFELTLRDLSFFDEQLMDWFAEPGEFIVHIGRSSTDLRLSQSCSVELGGVTLV, encoded by the coding sequence TCAGTAAGGACAGTTGGGAACCGGCGGGCTGGGATGATGACCACAGCACCTATTTACCGACAGGAACGGCTCAGGCAGCCACTTGGAATGTGGATCTAATCATGCAATGTGGGCAAGTTTTGGGGGCCGAAGCTCGGGATCGTGGTAAGGACGCTATTCTGGGGCCGGGCTTCAATATCATACGGACGCCGCTTTGTGGCCGGAATTTTGAATACTACAGTGAGGACCCTTTCCTGAATGCATGCTTGGCGGTTGCCGCGGTGCGGGGGATTCAAGCAGAAGATACCGCTGCCTGCGCAAAACACTTTGCTGCGAACAGTCAGGAACTGAATCGGGATGCAACTGATGTGGAGATGGACGAGCGAACCTTGAGGGAAATCTACTTGCCCGCATTTGAAGCCGCAGTGAAAGAGGGGAACGTGCTCACCGTGATGGGTGCCTATAATAAATTCCGTGGGCAATATTGCTGTCACCACAAATATTTAGTGAACTCAATACTGAAGGGTGAGTGGGGATTTGAAGGTGTATTCTTGAGTGATTGGGCCGGCGTGCATGACACGGCGGAGGCTGTTGAGTTTGGCATGGATCTGGAAATGGGAACTAATAAGTCCTATGATGATTACTACTTGGCTAATCCTTTTTTGGATGGCTTGAGGTCCGGCGCATTTTCGATCGAGCAATTGGATGACAAAGTTCGTCGCATTTTACGGGTGCTTTTTCTAGTGGGTGCATTTGACCCCGAGCGTAAGCGGGGGGCACGTAATACGGAGCTGCATCAAAGCATTGCGAGGGAGACGGCACGCGAAGCCATGGTTTTGTTGAAGAACGAGGGTAATGTTCTGCCTTTGGAGAGAGAATCGATCAAAACACTCGCTGTGATTGGTCAGAATGCGGTGACGCGGCATTCCAATGGAGGTAACAGTTCGGCGGTGAAGTGTCCATATGAAGTCACCATGCTTGAAGGTATCCGTGAATTACTCGGGGACTCCGTGGTCGTTCAATACGCACCCGGATACAGTGGTGCGGGGGAAGGGTTGTCGCCGATCAGCACGGAGTATTTGTCGACGGTCGATGCCGGCACCGGAGTGAAGGGGTGGAGCCTGAGCTATTATGAGAACTGTGAGTTGGTTGGTCCGGCAGTTGTGCAAGAATACAGTGAGGCACCGTCTTTTGACGTGGATAGTTTTTTGCCTCCGGCTGGGATCGAGATCGACAACCATTCAGCTATATTCCGGGCAGAGTTGACGGTCCCGGAGAGTGGCGACTTTGTGCTCGGTTGTGTGACCGACGGCTATGTGATCCTCTCCGTAGATGGTGTGGAATTGATCAACACCTATGGTTTGAATCAGCGTGCCAAGCGCACCGCCGATCGCTATTTTGAAACTGGGAGAACATATACGATTGAGCTCACATACAAGATGAGTGGAGATATGGAGTGTCTGCACTTTGGTTGGGTTCCTGTCTGGGCGAATCAGAACGAACAGGCATCCGGACTTGAAGAAGCAGTTGCCCTCGCGAAGAAATCGGATGCGGTGATCTATTGTGGAGGACTGACGCACCGGGAGGACCTTGAAGGTAAAGACCGCCAGCACTTGAACTTGCCGGATCGGCAAGATGAATTGATCGAAGCGCTATTGGGCGTGAATCCTAATACCGTAGTTGTGCTAACTGCGGGCGCTCCGGTTTTGATGCCGTGGGTGGATCGGGCTAAAGCCATTTTATGGACGTGGTATGCCGGGATGGAAGGCGGTCATGCGGCTGCAGAAATCCTATTTGGTGACGTTGTGCCGAGTGGCCGGCTTCCTGTGACTTTTCCGAACAGTCTGGGAGAATGTCCTGCGCATTCGATAGGAAGCTACGGTTTTGATAAAAGTGTTTATGCGGAGGGTTTGAATGTGGGGTATCGCTACTACGTGAGCGAATCGATCAAGCCGCTCTTTGCTTTCGGATTCGGTCTTTCGTATGCATGCTTTGAATATGATAATCTAACTGTGATGCCCTTCGATGGAGATGTTGTACTTAAGGCCAGTGTTGAGGTGAAAAACAACGGGGCCGTCTCTGCGAAAGAGGTTGTTCAGTTATATCTCGAAGATGTCGAAGCCTCGGTCAGTCGACCCAAAATGGAACTTAAAGGCTTCAAAAAAGTCCAGATTGATCCAGGTGAGAAATGTGAAGTTGAGTTCGAACTTACGCTTCGGGACTTGTCCTTCTTTGATGAGCAGCTGATGGACTGGTTCGCAGAACCGGGGGAGTTTATCGTGCACATTGGCCGTTCATCGACGGACCTCCGTTTAAGTCAATCCTGCTCTGTGGAATTGGGTGGTGTGACTCTGGTGTGA